The following coding sequences lie in one Spinacia oleracea cultivar Varoflay chromosome 1, BTI_SOV_V1, whole genome shotgun sequence genomic window:
- the LOC110804426 gene encoding 15.7 kDa heat shock protein, peroxisomal yields the protein MCYISIPKKKRMAKGMFGDPFRQLIWSPAIYGESSTPLLDWYESPNAHFFKLNVPGYNKDNIKLEVDEDNVLLIKGEGGKEESPGKDIVWHVSERGGKGNFDRRIELPVNTKVDQIKAHLENGVLTIIVPKDNYPKRSKVRTINISSKL from the exons ATGTGTTATATTTCAATTCCAAAGAAAAAAAGAATGGCGAAAGGCATGTTTGGTGATCCATTTAGGCAACTAATTTGGAGTCCTGCAATATATGGTGAATCTTCTACTCCTCTTTTGGATTGGTATGAATCTCCAAATGCTCATTTCTTCAAACTAAATGTTCCAG GGTACAACAAGGATAATATAAAGTTAGAGGTAGATGAAGATAATGTTCTCCTTATAAAAGGAGAAGGTGGAAAAGAGGAATCACCGGGAAAAGACATAGTCTGGCATGTATCTGAAAGAGGAGGCAAGGGAAACTTCGACCGGCGGATAGAGTTACcggtaaatacaaaagtggatCAAATAAAAGCTCACCTGGAAAATGGTGTGTTAACTATTATCGTCCCTAAGGACAATTATCCCAAACGTTCTAAAGTTCGAACCATTAACATCTCTAGCAAGCTCTGA
- the LOC110804425 gene encoding uncharacterized protein gives NSHSHLTLSKHPISYIWINTPVIWQLPISLLLLLLAGAPISVLRRAAPARSTVLQSTTPLCGGASVAPGFPPPPSKLYKSKEKFRQTTMQANKYGLQIRVPKSQQKQQQARTLVPKPSAFNDDDDDDVEREISRQAAKKKSNKEVEDQYKKALEEDPSVFDYDGVYDDMKSKMVQPKAEDRQQRQPKYIQALMEKAKKREREHEVVYERKLAKERNKEDHLYADKDKFVTGAYKRKLAEQEKWMEEERLRELREEKDNVTKKSDLADFYFNLSKNVAFGAEEKSKKSSREDKEPAPSREEFKQPGNPEKETDLNERVVGHPSPSSAVVSPSRLDDRVKGEAAAVAPEVRQDPSANPAPNPPANPAPNPQLVDQPKQDHHKKSQEALAAAKERFLARKKAKMDY, from the exons AACTCCCATTCCCACCTTACTCTATCAAAACACCCGATTTCTTATATTTGGATCAACACTCCGGTAATTTGGCAACTCCCTATTTCGCTCTTGCTTCTTCTCCTTGCCGGAGCTCCGATCAGTGTGCTGCGCCGCGCCGCGCCCGCTCGCTCGACGGTATTGCAGAGCACCACTCCCCTGTGCGGAGGAGCTTCCGTTGCCCCTGGCTTCCCTCCGCCGCCTTCGAAGCTGTACAAATCGAAAGAGAAATTCAGGCAAACAACGATGCAAGCAAACAAGTACGGACTGCAAATCAGGGTTCCGAAATCCCAGCAAAAGCAGCAGCAAGCCAGAACATTGGTCCCCAAACCCTCTGCTTTCAACGACGACGACGACGACGATGTGGAGAGAGAAATTTCTCGCCAAGCTGCTAAGAAGAAGTCCAACAAAGAG GTTGAGGATCAGTACAAGAAAGCGTTAGAAGAAGACCCTTCCGTATTTGACTATGATGGTGTTTATGATGATATGAAATCGAAAATGGTTCAGCCGAAAGCCGAAGATAGACAGCAGCGCCAG cCAAAATACATACAAGCGCTGATGGAGAAAGCCAAAAAACGGGAAAGAGAACATGAGGTTGTTTATGAGAGGAAGCTtgcaaaagaaagaaacaaagagGATCACCTTTATGCAGATAAAGACAAGTTTGTCACCGGTGCTTACAAAAGGAAGCTTGCTGAGCAGGAGAAATGGATGGAGGAAGAACGCTTGCGTGAGTTACGTGAAGAGAAGGATAAT GTGACCAAGAAGAGTGACCTAGCAGATTTTTATTTCAACCTATCAAAAAATGTGGCATTTGGTGCTGAGGAAAAGTCCAAGAAGTCAAGTAGAGAAGACAAGGAGCCAGCACCTTCCAGAGAAGAGTTCAAACAACCGGGGAACCCAGAAAAGGAAACAGACTTAAATGAAAGAGTCGTGGGCCATCCGTCCCCCAGCTCAGCGGTAGTCTCACCTTCGAGATTGGATGATAGAGTTAAAGGAGAAGCAGCTGCTGTTGCTCCTGAGGTAAGACAAGACCCATCTGCAAACCCGGCACCTAACCCACCTGCAAACCCGGCACCTAACCCACAACTCGTTGATCAGCCTAAACAGGACCATCATAAGAAAAGTCAGGAAGCTCTTGCAGCGGCCAAAGAACGTTTCTTGGCAAGGAAAAAGGCAAAGATGGATTACTAA